From Candoia aspera isolate rCanAsp1 chromosome 4, rCanAsp1.hap2, whole genome shotgun sequence, a single genomic window includes:
- the JOSD2 gene encoding josephin-2 has translation MSGNPGQTETSALYHERQRLELCAVHALNNVLQERLFTQEVADEICKRLAPEARWNPHRSFLGTGNYDVNVIMAALQSVGLEAIWWDKRRPLEQLSLAGLVGFIMNVPSNVCLGFLSLPVRRRHWIAVRQLDGIYYNLDSKLKAPAPIGGEADLRVFLQEVLSQGPCELLLVVPHEAGEARPWLSTVR, from the exons ATGTCTGGGAATCCAGGCCAAACTGAGACATCTGCACTTTATCATGAGCGACAGCGCCTGGAGTTGTGTGCCGTCCATGCCCTCAACAACGTCCTGCAGGAACGACTCTTTACCCAAGAGGTGGCTGATGAAATCTGTAAAAG GCTGGCTCCGGAGGCTAGGTGGAATCCACACCGCAGCTTTCTGGGGACAGGGAACTATGATGTCAACGTCATCATGGCAGCTCTTCAGAGTGTGGGGCTGGAAGCCATTTGGTGGGACAAACGAAG ACCCCTCGAGCAGTTGTCCCTGGCAGGGCTGGTTGGCTTCATCATGAACGTCCCTTCCAATGTGTGCCTGGGCTTCCTGTCTCTTCCGGTGAGGCGTCGCCACTGGATTGCTGTGCGTCAGCTTGATGGCATCTATTATAATCTTGACTCCAAATTGAAGGCACCGGCACCAATTGGTGGTGAAGCTGACCTCAG GGTATTTCTCCAGGAGGTGCTTTCCCAGGGCCCCTGTGAGTTGCTGTTGGTTGTGCCCCATGAGGCAGGTGAAGCCAGGCCCTGGCTGAGCACTGTGAGGTGA